In Sulfitobacter sp. W027, a single window of DNA contains:
- a CDS encoding ABC-three component system middle component 6, translating to MILPTKHIRPERALLTIGAEILAALRGPMTVSRVWDEVRRRRGGSVEHAPIAYDWFVLALDLLFAMKAVEFEGGLLRKGTE from the coding sequence ATGATCCTGCCCACGAAGCATATCCGTCCAGAGCGAGCGTTGCTGACCATCGGCGCAGAAATTCTCGCAGCTTTGCGCGGTCCGATGACGGTGTCACGGGTCTGGGACGAAGTGCGCCGTAGACGGGGTGGGTCGGTGGAGCACGCGCCGATCGCTTACGATTGGTTCGTCCTTGCGCTTGACCTGCTCTTCGCGATGAAGGCTGTGGAATTCGAGGGCGGACTACTCCGGAAAGGCACTGAATGA